The Pocillopora verrucosa isolate sample1 chromosome 14, ASM3666991v2, whole genome shotgun sequence genome has a segment encoding these proteins:
- the LOC131775680 gene encoding uncharacterized protein, giving the protein MSFLKNKLFRWKQKQRIPKKEWPELVGKDAEEATTIIDKEHPGLKIQIIPENSFVIRNLEENRVRIFVDRQQTVTRTPHIG; this is encoded by the exons ATGtcctttcttaaaaataaattattcagatggaagcaaaaacaaagaattccTAAGAAAGAATGGCCAGAACTTGTTGGAAAG GATGCTGAAGAGGCAACTACAATCATTGACAAGGAGCATCCAGGACTAAAA attcaAATCATTCCTGAAAACAGCTTTGTTATTCGCAATTTAGAAGAAAACAGAGTCAGGATCTTTGTGGACAGACAGCAAACAGTTACAAGGACTCCTCATATTGGATGA